A region of Pyxidicoccus parkwaysis DNA encodes the following proteins:
- a CDS encoding c-type cytochrome, protein MSGNHRGLSILATVAVLCAAAACLRNTPAERPRDTAPVRPSAVCWNPDAGVALTGNSCAPLTPPQVSCYLPSDLQGGVQQALASTVQRAADLFSWQEFIALNWPASPTERGVPDWSQSLSAQGPRVWETWKETYEVYLPDGRRPPGWNDTQPLPSACGSSATKLLTRDEKIDDVTDSVLQAAASNGSLPATLTDQHRHLVRYEIRMNRPMFEHILDNGLYDGRRQVDATLVAFPNGGILVKAAWRPVDAKEAPYFYTAQACVCDGADGGQPTECHTQQMGLVGFHVTQKTPSAPAWVWSTFEQRANVRESDGQPASFFDPTCRDCAVNQQTRSGVPTQVVRVTPIPATPSDCDGGTAFRDDVVRLNADLVAALADAGSVLQHYELVDTQVPVASAYAAPQPTTVFGVSRPVLANTTMETFVQETSTCIGCHSTARTLKQDAFISSDFTFSLNNAWPKPDASTTLPPPESPLTEWDREHWPLVLRGQAIAARTYELLPQYTRAKLHCASCHLSEGRDPDAAWWVGMHQAYDGGPALQARINSCFEHSENGAPLCTPGDGGVGSCDSNADMQSLLTYMSWLDEQWAERHGKQTPPRGYPAIPTLTGDASRGRAVFQQKCAVCHGKDGQGRYPDGTYFRPALWGPDSFNAQAGMGNPSMSAPFVHANMPLGAGGLLTVQEAWDVGTFIDSQPRPGRADGGTRH, encoded by the coding sequence ATGTCGGGGAACCACCGAGGACTTTCCATCCTGGCCACCGTGGCCGTGCTGTGCGCCGCGGCCGCGTGCCTGCGCAACACGCCCGCCGAGCGTCCGCGAGACACCGCGCCCGTCCGCCCGTCCGCTGTCTGCTGGAACCCGGATGCAGGCGTTGCGCTGACCGGCAATTCGTGCGCGCCGCTGACACCGCCGCAGGTGTCCTGCTACCTGCCCTCCGACCTGCAGGGCGGCGTGCAGCAGGCGCTGGCCTCCACCGTCCAGCGAGCAGCGGACCTCTTCTCCTGGCAGGAGTTCATCGCGCTCAACTGGCCCGCGAGCCCCACGGAGCGAGGCGTGCCGGACTGGAGCCAGTCGCTGAGCGCGCAGGGTCCGCGAGTCTGGGAGACGTGGAAGGAAACGTACGAAGTCTATCTGCCCGACGGCCGCCGCCCGCCTGGATGGAATGACACGCAGCCGCTGCCCTCGGCGTGCGGTTCGAGCGCGACGAAGTTGCTGACGCGCGACGAGAAGATTGACGACGTGACGGACAGCGTCCTCCAGGCCGCGGCGTCGAATGGCAGCCTGCCCGCGACGCTCACGGACCAGCACCGGCACCTCGTGCGCTACGAGATTCGGATGAACCGGCCCATGTTCGAGCACATCCTGGACAACGGCCTCTACGACGGGCGGCGGCAGGTGGACGCGACGCTGGTGGCCTTCCCGAATGGCGGCATCCTCGTGAAGGCCGCGTGGCGTCCGGTGGACGCGAAGGAGGCGCCGTACTTCTACACGGCGCAGGCGTGCGTCTGCGACGGCGCGGATGGAGGACAGCCGACGGAGTGCCATACGCAGCAGATGGGGCTCGTGGGCTTCCACGTCACGCAGAAGACGCCCAGCGCGCCCGCGTGGGTGTGGTCCACCTTCGAGCAGCGCGCCAACGTGCGCGAGTCCGATGGCCAGCCCGCCTCCTTCTTCGACCCGACGTGCAGGGACTGCGCGGTGAATCAGCAGACGCGGTCCGGAGTGCCCACGCAGGTGGTCCGGGTGACGCCGATTCCTGCGACTCCGTCGGACTGCGACGGAGGCACTGCGTTCAGGGACGACGTCGTACGGCTGAACGCGGACCTCGTGGCGGCGCTCGCGGATGCGGGCTCCGTGCTCCAGCACTACGAATTGGTGGACACGCAGGTGCCGGTGGCCTCGGCCTACGCGGCGCCGCAGCCGACGACGGTGTTCGGCGTGTCGCGGCCCGTGCTGGCGAACACGACGATGGAGACCTTCGTGCAGGAGACGTCCACCTGCATCGGCTGTCACTCCACGGCGCGGACGCTGAAGCAGGACGCGTTCATCTCCTCGGACTTCACCTTCTCGCTGAACAACGCGTGGCCGAAGCCGGACGCCTCGACGACGCTCCCGCCTCCGGAGTCGCCCCTGACGGAGTGGGACCGCGAGCACTGGCCCCTGGTGTTGCGAGGGCAGGCCATCGCGGCGAGGACGTACGAACTGTTGCCGCAATACACCCGCGCGAAGCTGCACTGCGCGAGCTGCCACCTGAGTGAAGGGAGAGACCCGGACGCCGCATGGTGGGTGGGCATGCATCAGGCCTACGACGGAGGGCCGGCGCTCCAGGCGCGCATCAACTCGTGCTTCGAGCACAGTGAGAATGGAGCGCCGCTGTGCACGCCCGGCGACGGCGGCGTTGGGAGCTGCGACAGCAACGCGGACATGCAATCACTGCTCACGTACATGAGCTGGCTGGACGAGCAGTGGGCGGAGCGGCACGGGAAGCAGACGCCGCCGCGCGGCTACCCGGCGATTCCGACGCTCACTGGAGACGCGAGCCGGGGGCGCGCCGTGTTCCAGCAGAAGTGCGCCGTGTGCCACGGGAAGGATGGGCAGGGGCGCTACCCGGACGGCACGTACTTCCGGCCGGCGCTGTGGGGACCGGACTCGTTCAACGCGCAGGCGGGAATGGGGAACCCGAGCATGTCCGCGCCGTTCGTCCACGCGAACATGCCGCTGGGCGCGGGCGGGTTGCTGACGGTGCAGGAGGCCTGGGACGTGGGCACGTTCATCGACTCACAGCCCCGGCCGGGCAGGGCGGACGGCGGCACCCGCCACTGA
- a CDS encoding NAD(P)/FAD-dependent oxidoreductase: MNTSENPGCKDPVTTPMSGVASQDERHRVLIIGGGTAGIAVAARLARAGQKGVAILEPSKHHYYQPLWTLVGAGEARVEDTVRDEASLIPRGVKWIQDAAEEVDPVRQEVRTRGGLRIGYDFLVVAPGIQLDWDKVAGLREALETEHVSSNYDVRLAPKTWQIIQRFQGGTALFTHPSTPVKCAGAPQKIMYLAADHFRRTGLTERTQAIFGSGAKAIFGVKPFANVLEGVVKRYGIDARFEHNLVAVDGAKREATFENAKKERVTITYDLLHVTPPQSAPDFIKRSPLAWREGPCTGWVKADKHTLQHPDFPNVFALGDAADLPTSRTGAAIRKQAPVLVDNLQAVMAGRPLPGRYDGYASCPLTTGYGKLLLAEFDYDGKPTPSFPLINTMQERRDMWLMKKYGLPRMYWSLMMRGLA; this comes from the coding sequence ATGAACACGAGCGAGAACCCAGGCTGCAAGGACCCGGTGACGACGCCCATGTCCGGCGTCGCCTCCCAGGATGAGCGCCATCGCGTGCTCATCATCGGCGGAGGGACGGCGGGCATCGCCGTGGCCGCCCGGCTCGCCCGCGCGGGGCAGAAGGGCGTCGCCATCCTGGAGCCCTCCAAGCACCACTACTACCAGCCGCTCTGGACGCTGGTGGGCGCGGGCGAGGCGCGCGTCGAGGACACCGTGCGCGACGAGGCGAGCCTCATCCCGCGTGGCGTGAAGTGGATTCAAGACGCCGCCGAGGAAGTAGACCCCGTGCGCCAGGAGGTCCGCACGCGAGGCGGCCTGCGCATCGGCTACGACTTCCTCGTCGTCGCGCCCGGTATCCAGCTCGACTGGGACAAGGTGGCCGGCCTGCGCGAGGCGCTGGAGACGGAGCACGTCAGCAGCAACTACGACGTGCGGCTCGCGCCGAAGACGTGGCAAATCATCCAGCGCTTCCAGGGAGGCACCGCCCTCTTCACCCACCCGTCCACGCCAGTGAAGTGCGCCGGGGCGCCGCAGAAAATCATGTACCTGGCCGCGGACCACTTCCGCCGCACCGGCCTCACCGAGCGCACGCAGGCCATCTTCGGCTCGGGCGCCAAGGCCATCTTCGGCGTGAAGCCCTTCGCCAACGTCCTGGAGGGCGTGGTGAAGCGCTACGGCATCGACGCGCGCTTCGAGCACAACCTCGTCGCGGTGGACGGCGCGAAGCGCGAGGCCACCTTCGAGAACGCGAAGAAGGAGCGAGTCACCATCACCTACGACTTGCTCCACGTCACGCCGCCGCAGAGCGCGCCGGACTTCATCAAGCGCAGTCCGCTCGCCTGGCGCGAGGGCCCGTGCACCGGCTGGGTGAAGGCGGACAAGCACACGCTCCAGCACCCGGACTTCCCCAACGTCTTCGCGCTGGGCGACGCGGCGGACCTGCCCACCAGCCGCACCGGCGCCGCCATCCGCAAGCAGGCCCCCGTGCTGGTGGACAACCTCCAGGCCGTCATGGCCGGACGCCCGCTGCCCGGACGCTACGACGGCTACGCGTCCTGCCCGCTCACCACCGGGTACGGGAAGCTGCTGCTCGCCGAGTTCGACTACGACGGCAAGCCCACGCCGAGCTTCCCCCTCATCAACACGATGCAGGAGCGGCGAGACATGTGGCTGATGAAGAAGTACGGCCTGCCGCGCATGTACTGGTCGCTGATGATGCGCGGGCTCGCCTGA
- a CDS encoding sigma-54 interaction domain-containing protein produces the protein MPHSRPPSTSRLVLPALDALAGPVLLVDNRRQVAALTPALESQLGGTVRAGTPLVEVLAPHGGVERLDSLLTEGRETAARLRAGGRVHAVRVRSVALSEGTRTLGWALLVTLDSTRDATGAELFHGLWTQDPELRRIFRIVEKVARTESSVLVRGESGTGKELIAHALHALSPRSKGPFRAINCAALPPTLLESELFGHVRGAFTGAVRDSPGHFRLANKGSLFLDEVAEMPLDLQAKMLRVLETRTVIPVGGREPVPVDVRIIAATHRALRREVEAGRFRADLMYRLRVVPVFLPSLRERPGDILPLAMRFLDELHQRGTRRVERFSPGARRLLEAHTWPGNVRELRNVMEYAYVIGEGPVVREADLPPEFSEPRARAPVAVGSVSPEVSLDPERVREALARAGGNRSEAARLLGISRVTLWRRLRDMGEAGG, from the coding sequence ATGCCCCACTCCCGCCCTCCCTCCACGTCCCGACTCGTGCTGCCCGCCCTGGACGCGCTCGCGGGCCCCGTGCTCCTCGTCGACAACCGGAGGCAGGTGGCCGCCCTCACTCCCGCGCTGGAATCGCAGCTCGGCGGCACCGTGCGCGCGGGCACGCCGTTGGTGGAGGTGCTCGCGCCTCACGGCGGTGTCGAGCGGTTGGACTCGCTGCTGACGGAAGGGCGCGAGACCGCCGCACGGCTGCGTGCGGGAGGACGGGTGCACGCGGTGCGGGTGCGCTCCGTGGCGCTGTCAGAGGGGACGCGGACGCTCGGCTGGGCGCTGCTCGTGACGTTGGATTCAACGCGAGACGCGACCGGCGCGGAGCTGTTCCACGGACTGTGGACGCAGGACCCCGAGCTGCGCCGCATCTTCCGCATCGTGGAGAAGGTGGCCCGCACCGAGTCGAGCGTCCTGGTGCGCGGCGAGTCGGGCACGGGCAAGGAGCTCATCGCCCACGCGCTGCATGCGCTGTCGCCTCGAAGCAAGGGACCGTTTCGCGCCATCAACTGCGCGGCGCTCCCGCCCACGCTGCTGGAGAGCGAGCTGTTCGGCCACGTGCGCGGCGCCTTCACCGGCGCGGTGCGCGACAGTCCGGGCCACTTCCGGCTGGCGAACAAGGGCTCGCTGTTCCTCGACGAGGTGGCGGAGATGCCGCTGGACCTCCAGGCGAAGATGCTGCGCGTGCTGGAGACGCGCACCGTCATCCCCGTGGGCGGCCGCGAGCCCGTGCCCGTGGACGTGCGCATCATCGCCGCCACCCACCGGGCGCTCCGGCGCGAGGTAGAGGCGGGACGGTTCCGCGCGGACCTGATGTACCGGCTGCGCGTGGTGCCCGTCTTCCTGCCGTCACTGCGCGAGCGTCCGGGAGACATCCTCCCGCTGGCCATGCGCTTCCTGGATGAGCTGCACCAGCGCGGCACGCGGCGGGTGGAGCGCTTCTCGCCCGGGGCGCGGCGCCTGCTCGAGGCGCATACGTGGCCGGGGAACGTCCGCGAGCTGCGCAACGTGATGGAGTACGCGTACGTCATCGGCGAGGGACCCGTGGTGCGCGAGGCTGATTTGCCGCCCGAGTTCTCCGAGCCGCGCGCCCGTGCGCCTGTCGCCGTCGGCTCCGTGAGCCCGGAGGTCTCGCTGGACCCGGAGCGGGTGCGTGAAGCGCTCGCCCGGGCGGGAGGCAACCGCTCCGAGGCCGCGCGCCTGCTCGGCATCAGCCGCGTCACGCTGTGGCGGCGGCTGCGGGACATGGGTGAGGCCGGCGGCTGA
- a CDS encoding MBL fold metallo-hydrolase, producing the protein MLFRQLFDAETSTYTYLLADETTREAALIDPVLEQVERDSKLLEELGLKLVLVLETHVHADHVTGAGMLRERTGATVAASPRGAPCVNRKVAHGDVLRLGRLEVKVLETPGHTDDSLSYLCEGRLFTGDTLLIRATGRTDFQNGDAGQLYDSITGRLFTLPDDTVVYPGHDYAGHALSTIGEEKRHNPRLAGRTREDFVTFMKSRQLPPPKKLDVAVPANRACGVIAPQPQA; encoded by the coding sequence ATGCTGTTCCGGCAGCTCTTCGACGCCGAGACCTCGACCTATACGTACCTGCTCGCGGATGAGACCACGCGAGAGGCGGCGCTCATCGACCCGGTGCTGGAGCAGGTGGAGCGAGACTCGAAGCTCCTGGAGGAGCTGGGGCTGAAGCTCGTCCTCGTGCTGGAGACGCACGTGCACGCGGACCACGTCACCGGCGCGGGCATGCTGCGCGAGCGGACGGGTGCCACGGTGGCGGCCTCTCCCCGGGGCGCGCCATGTGTGAATCGGAAGGTGGCCCATGGGGACGTGCTTCGCCTGGGCCGCCTCGAGGTGAAGGTGCTGGAGACGCCGGGCCACACCGACGACAGCCTCAGCTACCTGTGCGAAGGCCGCCTCTTCACCGGCGACACGCTCCTCATCCGAGCCACCGGGCGCACCGACTTCCAGAATGGCGACGCGGGCCAGCTCTACGACTCCATCACCGGCCGCCTCTTCACGCTCCCGGACGACACCGTGGTGTACCCGGGCCACGACTACGCGGGCCACGCCCTGTCCACCATCGGCGAGGAGAAGCGCCACAACCCGCGCCTCGCGGGCAGGACACGGGAGGACTTCGTCACCTTCATGAAGAGCCGTCAGCTTCCGCCGCCAAAGAAGCTGGACGTGGCCGTGCCCGCCAATCGTGCGTGCGGCGTCATCGCGCCCCAACCGCAGGCCTGA
- a CDS encoding rhodanese-like domain-containing protein, which translates to MPTLFDSAAPNPAGYRDVDVRQLAERPSTVPLRCVDVRELSEFDGVLGHIDGVQLVPLATLRSAAADWPRDADVVMVCRSGARSGKAAVLLRELGFTRVMNLRGGMLAWNAAELPVVRPTAGPPPTLAQVMDELLVGLHRAIAPETSAPIYGQGPSRESLTALLDALQAAPPARVRDTPGFERLLRECRDLLSVARPEGRG; encoded by the coding sequence ATGCCCACCCTGTTCGACAGTGCAGCTCCGAACCCCGCCGGCTACCGCGACGTGGACGTGCGTCAGCTCGCCGAGCGGCCCTCCACCGTCCCGCTCCGGTGCGTGGACGTGCGAGAGCTCTCCGAGTTCGACGGCGTCCTCGGCCACATCGACGGCGTACAGCTCGTGCCCCTGGCCACCTTGCGGAGCGCGGCCGCAGACTGGCCTCGTGACGCGGACGTGGTGATGGTGTGCCGCTCCGGGGCGCGCTCGGGGAAGGCGGCCGTGCTGCTCCGGGAGCTGGGCTTCACGCGGGTGATGAACCTGCGCGGTGGGATGCTCGCGTGGAATGCAGCGGAGCTGCCCGTGGTGCGGCCGACGGCCGGGCCGCCTCCCACGCTGGCACAGGTGATGGATGAGCTGCTCGTGGGCCTGCACCGCGCCATCGCTCCGGAGACGTCGGCCCCCATCTACGGACAGGGCCCGTCGCGCGAGTCGCTGACGGCGCTGCTGGACGCGCTCCAGGCCGCGCCTCCCGCGAGGGTGCGCGACACGCCGGGCTTCGAGCGGCTGCTGCGCGAGTGCAGGGATTTGCTCTCCGTCGCTCGGCCGGAAGGGCGGGGCTGA
- a CDS encoding sulfite exporter TauE/SafE family protein encodes MLYVGLAASLFVGVLLGLLGGGGSILTVPLLVYVLGVEPRTAIAMSLVVVGVTSASGALFHARAGRVRWRTALVFGAGGMAGAFLGGRINKLIPSTALLLLFAGVMVAAAVAMLRRKEAPPPSASTAAPVERTLPVARVLMQGVAVGLLSGLVGAGGGFLIVPALALVGLPMPVATATSLVVIALQCTAGFMGHLGHVQLPWALTGAVLVAAMTGSLVGGRLSGFVSPASLRRGFAVFVLATAAFLLVAQAPEPVHTLLAQAGAWPWLIAATGVGLPLTLWRLRMARQR; translated from the coding sequence ATGCTTTACGTGGGTCTCGCCGCTTCGCTGTTCGTGGGCGTGTTGCTGGGGTTGCTCGGGGGCGGCGGCTCCATCCTCACCGTGCCGCTGCTGGTGTACGTGCTGGGCGTGGAGCCTCGCACGGCCATCGCCATGTCGCTGGTGGTGGTGGGCGTCACCAGCGCCAGCGGCGCCCTGTTCCATGCCCGGGCGGGCCGGGTGCGCTGGCGCACGGCGCTCGTGTTCGGCGCGGGCGGCATGGCCGGTGCGTTCCTCGGCGGGCGCATCAACAAGCTCATTCCCTCCACCGCGCTGCTGCTCCTCTTCGCGGGCGTCATGGTGGCCGCCGCCGTGGCCATGCTGCGCCGCAAGGAAGCACCGCCTCCTTCCGCGAGCACGGCGGCTCCCGTGGAGCGCACGCTCCCGGTGGCGCGAGTCCTCATGCAGGGCGTGGCCGTGGGCCTGCTGTCCGGACTGGTGGGCGCGGGCGGAGGCTTCCTCATCGTCCCCGCGCTGGCGCTGGTGGGGCTGCCCATGCCGGTGGCCACGGCCACGTCGCTGGTGGTCATCGCGCTCCAGTGCACGGCGGGCTTCATGGGGCACCTGGGCCACGTGCAGCTCCCGTGGGCCCTCACCGGCGCGGTGCTGGTGGCGGCGATGACGGGGAGCCTCGTGGGTGGAAGGCTCTCGGGGTTCGTGTCACCGGCCTCGCTGCGCAGGGGCTTCGCGGTGTTCGTGCTCGCCACCGCCGCGTTCCTCCTCGTGGCCCAGGCTCCGGAGCCGGTGCACACGCTGCTCGCGCAGGCGGGCGCGTGGCCGTGGCTGATTGCCGCGACGGGCGTGGGCCTGCCGCTGACGCTGTGGCGCCTGCGCATGGCCCGGCAGCGCTGA
- a CDS encoding GNAT family N-acetyltransferase, with protein MSLTDAASLRLSCGPCVLRPWRRGDEPALVRHADNRAIWLNLRDLFPHPYRQQDAEGWVAFASEQRPFVNLAIEVDGEASGGIGLVLGTDVSRYSAEVGYWLGESQWGRGIVSAALETFCTWAFSEFALLRLFALPFASNAASCRVLEKAGFQREGLMKQAVVKDGRVLDQFMYARLRPGGAAELGLQMSRP; from the coding sequence ATGAGCCTGACTGACGCCGCGTCTCTTCGCCTCTCGTGTGGTCCCTGTGTCCTTCGCCCGTGGCGACGCGGGGACGAGCCCGCGCTCGTGCGCCATGCGGACAACCGCGCCATCTGGCTGAACCTGCGCGACCTCTTCCCGCATCCCTACCGACAGCAAGACGCGGAAGGGTGGGTGGCGTTCGCGTCCGAGCAGCGGCCCTTCGTGAATCTGGCCATCGAGGTGGATGGAGAGGCCTCGGGAGGCATCGGGCTGGTGCTCGGCACGGATGTCTCGCGCTACTCGGCGGAGGTGGGCTACTGGCTCGGTGAGTCGCAGTGGGGACGGGGCATCGTCAGCGCGGCGCTCGAGACGTTCTGCACGTGGGCCTTCTCCGAGTTCGCGCTCCTGCGCCTGTTCGCGCTGCCCTTCGCCAGCAACGCAGCGTCGTGCCGGGTGCTGGAGAAGGCGGGCTTCCAGCGCGAGGGCCTCATGAAGCAGGCCGTCGTGAAGGACGGGCGCGTGCTCGACCAGTTCATGTACGCGCGGCTGAGGCCCGGAGGCGCGGCGGAGCTCGGCCTCCAGATGTCGCGGCCCTGA
- a CDS encoding alpha/beta hydrolase — protein sequence MCRSLLMTLWLLATPVAEASSPPVPMEVQAEDGERIPVVVLAPEGNVPNPPVAVLLHGLTRSKEDWLSDAPPTYGGALAEHLRKSGYRVHLMDARRHGERATPDAKPGALAKRAHAGDTAPYQAMIVDTVRDAQTLLAKVLAGSRPPRVLVAGYSMGAQVALLLASREPRVTHLVTMVPPYVDPVLGDAAPVNRMGSVHQAWLLLTATKDTFSTAENNRALFEAAPGRRKVRKEFDSGHALPREYLDEVRRWLSETR from the coding sequence ATGTGTCGGTCGCTGTTGATGACGTTGTGGTTGCTCGCCACCCCGGTGGCCGAGGCTTCCAGTCCCCCCGTGCCGATGGAGGTGCAGGCCGAGGACGGAGAACGGATTCCCGTGGTGGTGCTGGCGCCGGAAGGGAACGTGCCGAATCCGCCCGTGGCCGTCCTGCTGCATGGCCTGACGCGCAGCAAGGAGGACTGGCTCTCCGATGCGCCTCCCACGTACGGCGGAGCCCTCGCGGAGCACCTGCGGAAGTCCGGCTACCGCGTCCATCTCATGGACGCGAGGCGGCACGGAGAGCGGGCGACTCCCGACGCGAAGCCCGGTGCACTGGCGAAGCGTGCGCATGCGGGAGACACCGCGCCGTATCAGGCGATGATTGTGGACACCGTGCGTGATGCGCAGACGCTCCTCGCGAAGGTGCTCGCCGGGAGCAGGCCGCCGCGGGTGCTCGTGGCCGGCTACAGCATGGGAGCGCAGGTGGCGCTGCTGCTGGCGTCACGCGAGCCGCGCGTCACGCATCTGGTAACCATGGTGCCGCCGTACGTGGACCCCGTTCTGGGCGACGCCGCGCCGGTGAATCGGATGGGCAGTGTCCACCAGGCATGGCTGCTGCTGACCGCGACGAAGGACACGTTCTCCACGGCGGAGAACAACCGCGCGCTGTTCGAGGCGGCGCCTGGCAGGCGCAAGGTGCGCAAGGAGTTCGACAGCGGGCACGCGTTGCCGCGCGAGTACCTCGACGAGGTCCGGCGTTGGTTGAGTGAGACGCGATAG
- a CDS encoding response regulator transcription factor, which produces MRVLVVEDNRDLQANIARFLEPDFVLDFAATGPQGLALALAHGYDVIVLDLMLPGMSGIEVCERYRQLAPRLVPILMLTARDTLEDKQQGFQAGADDYLVKPFSLRELRWRLEALARRPVPPSGRRLQLGGLTLEPESGQASWSGRTVRLHRTEALVLRLLMETAPAPVSASTLAERLWGEDAPESSALRTHVYALRKALATLGIDEAIITRRNEGYSLDASRFQNGP; this is translated from the coding sequence ATGCGCGTGCTCGTCGTCGAGGACAATCGAGACCTCCAGGCCAATATCGCGAGGTTCCTGGAGCCGGACTTCGTCCTGGACTTCGCGGCCACGGGGCCCCAGGGACTCGCGCTCGCGCTGGCCCACGGCTACGACGTCATCGTGCTGGACCTGATGCTGCCCGGCATGAGCGGCATCGAGGTGTGCGAGCGCTACCGGCAGCTCGCGCCACGGCTCGTCCCCATCCTCATGCTGACCGCCCGGGACACCCTGGAGGACAAGCAGCAGGGCTTCCAGGCGGGCGCGGATGACTACCTCGTCAAGCCGTTCTCCCTGCGCGAGCTGCGATGGCGCCTGGAAGCCCTCGCGCGCCGGCCCGTTCCTCCGAGCGGACGGCGGCTCCAACTGGGTGGGCTCACCCTGGAGCCGGAGAGCGGGCAGGCGAGCTGGAGCGGGCGCACCGTCCGGCTCCATCGCACCGAGGCCCTCGTCCTCCGGCTCCTGATGGAGACCGCGCCCGCCCCCGTCTCCGCGTCGACGCTGGCGGAGCGGCTCTGGGGGGAGGACGCTCCGGAGTCGAGCGCGCTGCGCACCCACGTCTACGCCCTGCGCAAGGCCCTCGCCACGCTGGGAATCGACGAGGCCATCATCACCCGACGCAACGAGGGGTACAGCCTGGATGCGAGCAGGTTCCAGAACGGTCCGTGA
- a CDS encoding sensor histidine kinase, translated as MAWSAVFALALMGGFFALFSYDLEDTLFNRLVAAEADRPEPGHLPGLTAYADHASLPPWLGARLAEDARRGEYEVATEGHGHFHVAVRPGAADGRPRYIALDVSALTSTTAQFRRTSGLLITSALLALVAAALLGRLVARRLGRPLEQLVARLREEGTALPDDDGGVVEVRALLDALRARDARIQELLERERRFNRDASHELRTPLSVALGAVEILELDPPRDAETFGRLRGAVQQMGLLTEGILWLAREGGAEERCELLGVTRELVARYAHLRQHEDVEVTIRTTGDVLAPIPAPVAGVMLGNLLKNALAYTSEGRIVIDIEPTAWTLSDTGVGFGRVEPGREGFGIGLSLVERLARRFSWGISIETLEPHGTRVRLTWTSSGQVFQAVGK; from the coding sequence ATGGCGTGGTCCGCAGTCTTCGCGCTGGCGCTCATGGGAGGGTTCTTCGCGCTCTTCAGCTATGACCTCGAGGACACCCTCTTCAACCGGCTGGTCGCCGCCGAGGCGGACCGGCCCGAGCCGGGACACCTCCCGGGCCTCACCGCGTATGCCGACCATGCCTCGCTGCCGCCCTGGCTCGGAGCGCGACTGGCCGAGGATGCTCGCCGAGGTGAATACGAAGTGGCCACGGAGGGCCATGGGCACTTCCACGTCGCGGTGCGCCCCGGCGCGGCGGATGGACGTCCCCGGTACATCGCGCTCGACGTGTCCGCGCTGACGAGCACCACGGCCCAGTTCCGGCGGACCTCCGGCCTGCTCATCACCAGTGCGCTGCTGGCACTGGTGGCCGCCGCGCTGCTCGGCCGCCTCGTGGCCCGCCGCCTGGGCCGGCCGCTGGAGCAGCTCGTGGCGCGGCTTCGGGAAGAGGGCACGGCCCTTCCAGACGACGATGGAGGCGTGGTGGAGGTGCGCGCGCTGCTCGACGCGCTGCGAGCACGGGACGCGCGCATCCAGGAACTGCTGGAGCGGGAGCGGCGGTTCAACCGCGACGCGAGCCACGAGCTGCGCACGCCTCTGAGCGTCGCGCTGGGGGCGGTGGAAATCCTGGAGCTCGACCCGCCGCGAGACGCGGAGACCTTCGGCCGCCTGCGCGGGGCGGTGCAGCAGATGGGCCTGCTGACGGAGGGCATCCTCTGGTTGGCGCGGGAGGGCGGCGCCGAGGAGCGCTGTGAGCTGCTCGGTGTCACACGGGAGCTGGTCGCGCGGTACGCGCACCTGCGGCAGCACGAGGACGTGGAAGTCACAATCCGCACCACGGGAGACGTCCTCGCTCCCATTCCCGCTCCGGTGGCCGGGGTGATGCTGGGCAACCTCCTCAAGAACGCTCTCGCCTATACGAGCGAGGGGCGCATCGTCATCGACATCGAGCCTACAGCGTGGACCCTCTCGGATACCGGCGTCGGCTTCGGCCGGGTCGAGCCCGGGAGGGAAGGCTTTGGCATCGGACTGTCGCTGGTGGAGCGGCTGGCCCGGCGATTCTCCTGGGGAATCTCCATCGAGACGCTGGAGCCCCATGGCACACGGGTGCGGCTGACCTGGACATCCTCAGGGCAGGTCTTCCAGGCGGTTGGCAAATAG